GCCCATGATCCAGACAAAGCGCAAGCCGGAGAAGCGGCGGCGCAGGATGTTGATCGTGTCGATAGTATAGCGGGTACGAATGACGGATTCGAGACAGCTCACCTCGATCCTGGGATCGCTGGCGACCTCGCGCGCCGCCTGCATGCGCGCGCCGAGTTCGTGCAGCGCGCCGTTCTCCTTGAGCGGGTTGCCCGGTGTCACCAGCCACCAGATGCGATCGAGCTGCAACCGCTTCAGCGCGAACTGGCTGATGGCACGATGGGCCTGATGCGGCGGGTTGAAGGAACCGCCGAGCAGGCCGATGCGCATGCCCGCGGAATGAGGCGGAACTGCTTGCGCCACGAAGCGCGGCACGACGAAATTGTTGCTCAATGCCGGCCCCGCGACGTCACACTTACGGCCGCGTCTGCCCGGTGCCGCGAACGCGATATTTGAAGCTCGTCAGCTGCTCGGCGCCGACCGGGCCCCGGGCATGGAAGCGGCCGGTGGCGATGCCGATCTCGGCACCGAAGCCGAATTCGCCGCCGTCGGCGAACTGCGTCGAGGCGTTGTGCAGCACGATCGCGGAATCGACCTCGCTCAGGAATTTATTCGCCGCACGCTCGTCCGCACTCACGATCGCGTCGGTGTGATGCGAGCCATGGCTCTGGATGTGCGCGATCGCGCCGTCGACGCCATCCACCACCTTCGCCGCGATGATCGCGTCGAGATATTCGGTGTCCCAATCCTCTTCGCTGGCAGGCTTGACGCGTGCGTCGGTCTTCTGCACGGAATCGTCGCCGCGCACCTCGCAGCCGGCATCCAGTAGCATCTCCACCAGCGGCTTCAGGTTCGACGCAGCCGCGGCGCGATCGACCAGCAGCGTTTCGGCTGCACCGCAGACGCCAGTACGGCGCATCTTGGCATTGAGCACGATCGACTTCGCCATCGCGAGGTCGGCGCTGCCGTCGATATAGACGTGGTTGACGCCTTCGAGATGGGCGAACACAGGCACGCGCGCTTCCTGCTCGACCCGCGCGACGAGGCTTTTTCCCCCGCGCGGCACGATCACGTCGATGGCGCCGTTCAATCCCGACAGCATCATGCCGACGGCGGCGCGATCGCGCGTCGGCACCAGCGTGATCGCGGCTTCCGGCAGCCCCGCTTCGCGCAGGCCCTGCGCCAGGCATTCATGGATGGCGCGGCAGGAGCGGAAGCTGTCCGAGCCGCCGCGCAGGATCACGGCATTGCCCGACTTCAGGCACAGCACGCCGGCATCGGCGGCGACGTTGGGCCGGCTCTCGAAGATCACGCCGACGACGCCGAGCGGCACGCGCACGCGCTCGATGGTCATGCCGTTCGGCCGCTGCCAGCTCTCGGTGACGATGCCGACCGGATCGGCGATGCCGCGCACGATACCGATGCCCTCGGCCATGCCTTCGACCCGCCCCTCGGTCAGCGTCAGGCGGTCGATGAAGGAGGAGGTGGCATTGCCGGACGCGC
This genomic stretch from Bradyrhizobium daqingense harbors:
- a CDS encoding nicotinate-nucleotide adenylyltransferase; protein product: MSNNFVVPRFVAQAVPPHSAGMRIGLLGGSFNPPHQAHRAISQFALKRLQLDRIWWLVTPGNPLKENGALHELGARMQAAREVASDPRIEVSCLESVIRTRYTIDTINILRRRFSGLRFVWIMGADNLAQFHRWQDWRRIAAQVPMAVIDRPPQSFRALASPAGHALSRYRLPEEKAALLADRPAPAWVFLTGLKLNLSSTGLRNPDGSWKGTK
- a CDS encoding glutamate-5-semialdehyde dehydrogenase; this translates as MAAPLKAVDGNADLQALMSDLATKARAAARVLALAPPEQKNRALEAMERAIRSNAAAILAANAEDVAEARASGNATSSFIDRLTLTEGRVEGMAEGIGIVRGIADPVGIVTESWQRPNGMTIERVRVPLGVVGVIFESRPNVAADAGVLCLKSGNAVILRGGSDSFRSCRAIHECLAQGLREAGLPEAAITLVPTRDRAAVGMMLSGLNGAIDVIVPRGGKSLVARVEQEARVPVFAHLEGVNHVYIDGSADLAMAKSIVLNAKMRRTGVCGAAETLLVDRAAAASNLKPLVEMLLDAGCEVRGDDSVQKTDARVKPASEEDWDTEYLDAIIAAKVVDGVDGAIAHIQSHGSHHTDAIVSADERAANKFLSEVDSAIVLHNASTQFADGGEFGFGAEIGIATGRFHARGPVGAEQLTSFKYRVRGTGQTRP